In Candidatus Palauibacter australiensis, the DNA window GTCGTACACGGAGCCGGTGGAAGTGAACAGGTACCGGCCGACGGTGTCGCGCAGGAGGTTGGCCGAGTCGCGCACGAGGCGGGGGACGTAACCGCTGTTGTCGATGACGTAGTCCCACTCCTTCCCCCGCAGCGCGTCGAGCGCCCCGTCGCGGTCTCCGATGAGGGTCTCGACGCCGGGAAAGAGCCCGGGGTTCGAGCGGCCGCGGTTGAAGAGGGTGACCTCGTGTCCCCGTGCGAGGGCGTGGCGGACCATGTGTGGGCCGATGAAGCCGGTGCCGCCCAGGATGAGCAGCCGCCCGGCCCGGGCGGCGCGCTCGGCGGAGGCGCCCGCGGGACCTGGCGAGGGTCGCGCCTCAAGGGTGCTTGCCGCAGCCCCGGCGGCGGGGAGCGTCGCCGCCCCCGCCGCCACGAGCGAGGTCCCCGCGAACTCACGTCGCGTCATCGCCATCGACGTCCTCCTGTTTCCGGTGGTCGGGCTCTCAGGATCGCATCTCGCGCAGCGCCTCGCCAAGGAGGGCGATATCCGCCTCGAACGACTCCGGAGCGAGGGGGCCGAAGGAGAAGCGGAAGAAGCTTGCCAGCGGCGAGTCCTCCTCGAGGCGCTCCATGTCGCAATCGGTGCCCTTGAGGATCGCGGCCCCGCGCGTGAAGAGACGCTCGTTCAGCCGCTGGGCGGTCCAGCCGTTCGGGAGTCGGCACCAGTGGTAGAAGCCGCCGTCGCCCGAGAAGAGGTCGAGGCCGAGATCCTCGAAGGCGCGGCCGTAGCGCTCGCGCTGCATGGCGTAGAAGGCGGGGACAGCCGTGCGGACGTGGAGCATGCGCTCGGGGTCCAGGAGTTCGACCGCGTAGCACTGCGACGGGTGGGACACGCCGCCCATCCCGAACGAGGAGAAGTTCCCGAGCACTTCGATGTGCCGCTTCGCCGCCACGGCCCATCCGATGCGGATGCCGGGCGCCTGCAGGCCCTTCGTGGCGGCGCCGACGACGAACAGATTGCCGCGCTCAATGTCGTCGACGTGCGCGAGGGCGCTCACGGGCTCGTCGTGGAGAAGCTCGTAGGCCTCGTCGACGAGGAGCCCGAGGCCGTCCTGCGCGCTGGCCGCCACGAGCGCCGCGAGTTCCTCCCCGGTTCGCGTCACGCCGGTCGGGTTGCACGGATTGCTCAGCAGCATCAGGGTGCGCCCCCCTCGCGGGGCCGTATAGGCCGAGACCGGGGGCCGGAACCCGTTGTCCACGCCGCTGTGGATGAGGTGATAGGGGCGTCGCAGCCCCTCGAGGACGTCGTAGTACGGGGTGTATTCCGTGGACGCGAGACGGACCTCGATATCGGGTTCGAGGAAGAGGAGGAGCGCCATGATCGCAGGACGCCCGCCCGCGAACACCATCACGTTCTCCGCCGTGATCTCGACGCCGTACGACTGCCGGTAGTAGGCCGCGATCGCCTCCCTCAGCGCCGGAAGCCCCCATGCCTTGGGGTATTTTCGGTCGTCGGAGGTCACCGTCACGGTCGACGGAAGCGCCGGGCCGTCCGGCAGGGCGACCGTCCGCGGGAACCCCTGGCTCCACGGGTTCGTGCCGGGCTCGCCCATGTAGGTGCCGAACGCCCCCAGAAAGGCGTAGAGGGTCTCGTAGATCCCCATCGGGGGCACGTATCGCAGGTACAAGCCGGTCGCTCCTTCCGGTTAGGCAGCCCGTGGCAGGCCTCAGGGTTTGCCGGGCGCGGTCAGGGGATGGTCAGGGGGCCGGCGATGCCTCCACGGTGAGCGTCATGAGCATCCCGCGGCTGTCGTGGCCGGCCACGTCGCACACGACGGTGTAGCTCCCGGGAGCGAGGTCGAGTTCGACGAGACGAACCTCGCCGGTGTTCACATCCGCCTCCGTCTCCCAGAGCACCTCCCCGCTCGCGGGGTCCACGAGCTTCAGGTTGTGCATCTCGAAGCCCTGGTTGCTGAGGCGGAGCACCGTGGGGCCCGCCGGCAACCGCGACGGCATGCCGATCGCGTACTCGAGTAGCGCCACGTCGACCGCGTCGGCCGCGTATACGGCCGAAAGGTCCGGCTCCGAGGTGGCGGTCGCTTCCAGTCCGGCGGCCGCACTGGCCGGGCTGGACCCCGCGTTCGCCGCTCCCCTTTCTCCGCCGCAGCTCAACGAAAGCAGCGCGGCGGCGATGGGCATGCCGCGACGACACGCGGCCGGCGGCGCGATCCGCCGCGCGGTCGTCGGGCTCAGCCGGGGCGGCCGCAGCACTTCTTGTATTTCCGGCCGCTGCCGCAAGGACACGGCTCGTTCCGCCCCGGGGTCTTCGTGGCGGTCGCCGGAGCGTCCGTCCGGCGGGGCCGCTGGCCGGCGCGGAGGGCCGCGCGGGCCGCGGTGTCATCGGGGGCCAGTTCCTGCACCGCGGCGGAGGCCGCGACGCCGGTGGCCGAGAACGCCGGCGCAGCCGCGGGAGCCTCGGCCGGCGTGCCGTCCGGCACAGGCGCCGCTC includes these proteins:
- a CDS encoding pyridoxal phosphate-dependent aminotransferase, whose translation is MYLRYVPPMGIYETLYAFLGAFGTYMGEPGTNPWSQGFPRTVALPDGPALPSTVTVTSDDRKYPKAWGLPALREAIAAYYRQSYGVEITAENVMVFAGGRPAIMALLLFLEPDIEVRLASTEYTPYYDVLEGLRRPYHLIHSGVDNGFRPPVSAYTAPRGGRTLMLLSNPCNPTGVTRTGEELAALVAASAQDGLGLLVDEAYELLHDEPVSALAHVDDIERGNLFVVGAATKGLQAPGIRIGWAVAAKRHIEVLGNFSSFGMGGVSHPSQCYAVELLDPERMLHVRTAVPAFYAMQRERYGRAFEDLGLDLFSGDGGFYHWCRLPNGWTAQRLNERLFTRGAAILKGTDCDMERLEEDSPLASFFRFSFGPLAPESFEADIALLGEALREMRS